The Oncorhynchus mykiss isolate Arlee chromosome 28, USDA_OmykA_1.1, whole genome shotgun sequence genome includes a window with the following:
- the LOC110508618 gene encoding ranBP-type and C3HC4-type zinc finger-containing protein 1 isoform X2 — protein sequence MALSSGGWGKPTVPAPSQSVHGGPALANCNTVLMSVRVSVCHSGIRPLCLPGAGDEALRLQLSMDPSKAGEFRLALRDISGSGRSVFIAEFDLRSVQYEVKSPCLHEMRLATPPHDCIRFNFRCDLEAEQWATVVMSSLREAHRVAVNSSPHPMDDRQQHEAAALEQRSTASLPLTEELCLELARAIEAGDSQGAAQHASALARQKAVLTIQLSEKSYAEGEISLSVAVEDISSSCCVTVKVFPHMTVAALKQQVFLEYGFHPRVQRWVIGQCLCTEPRSLASYGVQRDGDTAYLYLVSARHARLTRQLFQQDQEGAHLTPPPPTSNGPLSQDWRGYSTLPSRLSHNTQGSTGSGAERLGTSEIRDALNLETLHLKDKPDKPIKASKTQVNPDV from the exons ATGGCACTGAGTTCTGGCGGTTGGGGTAAACCGACTGTACCAGCCCCGTCCCAGTCTGTACATGGCGGGCCCGCGCTGGCTAACTGCAATACAGTTTTGATGTCGGTACGGGTGTCGGTTTGCCATTCGGGTATTCGACCGCTTTGCCTCCCTGGAGCTGGCGATGAGGCTCTCCGTCTTCAACTTAGCATGGACCCCAGCAAAGCTGGAGAGTTTCGGCTAGCACTGAGGGACATTAGCGGAAGCGGCCGTAGTGTG TTCATTGCTGAGTTTGACCTGCGCTCTGTGCAGTATGAGGTCAAGTCCCCATGCCTTCACGAGATGCGCTTGGCCACGCCCCCCCATGACTGTATCCGCTTCAACTTCCGCTGTGACCTGGAGGCTGAGCAGTGGGCCACTGTGGTGATGTCATCACTAAGAGAGGCACACAGAG TTGCTGTAAATAGTTCCCCACATCCTATGGATGACCGACAGCAGCACGAAGCAGCAGCTCTAGAACAGCGCAGCACAGCCTCCTTACCACTCACTG aGGAGCTGTGCTTGGAGCTTGCCCGGGCGATCGAGGCAGGTGACAGCCAGGGTGCTGCTCAGCACGCGTCTGCTCTAGCTCGTCAGAAGGCAGTGCTCACTATCCAACTGTCTGAGAAGAGTTACGCCGAAGGAGAGATAAG TTTGTCTGTGGCAGTGGAAGACATCTCCTCTTCCTGTTGCGTCACAGTGAAAGTATTTCCCCACATGACTGTCGCAGCACTCAAGCAGCAG GTGTTTTTGGAGTATGGCTTTCACCCTCGCGTGCAGCGCTGGGTGATTGGACAATGCCTGTGCACAGAGCCTAGGTCCCTGGCCTCGTATGGGGTCCAGAGGGATGGGGATACGGCCTACCTTTACTTGGTCTCAGCCCGCCATGCCCGCCTCACCCGCCAGCTATTCCAGCAGGACCAGGAGGGTGCCCACCTCACCCCACCTCCGCCTACCAGCAACGGGCCTCTTTCCCAGGACTGGAGGGGCTACAGCACCCTGCCCTCCAGGCTTAGCCACAACACCCAGG GGAGCACCGGAAGTGGGGCCGAGAGGTTGGGTACGAGCGAGATCCGAGACGCCCTCAACCTGGAGACGCTGCATCTTAAAGATAAACCTGATAAGCCCATCAAAGCCAGTAAAACACAGGTCAACCCCGATGTTTAA
- the LOC110508618 gene encoding ranBP-type and C3HC4-type zinc finger-containing protein 1 isoform X3, translating to MRLATPPHDCIRFNFRCDLEAEQWATVVMSSLREAHRVAVNSSPHPMDDRQQHEAAALEQRSTASLPLTEELCLELARAIEAGDSQGAAQHASALARQKAVLTIQLSEKSYAEGEISLSVAVEDISSSCCVTVKVFPHMTVAALKQQVFLEYGFHPRVQRWVIGQCLCTEPRSLASYGVQRDGDTAYLYLVSARHARLTRQLFQQDQEGAHLTPPPPTSNGPLSQDWRGYSTLPSRLSHNTQGSTGSGAERLGTSEIRDALNLETLHLKDKPDKPIKASKTQTEWACPSCTFINKPTRPGCEICSTARPDSRKHSRIQQEKGRREEQISALSS from the exons ATGCGCTTGGCCACGCCCCCCCATGACTGTATCCGCTTCAACTTCCGCTGTGACCTGGAGGCTGAGCAGTGGGCCACTGTGGTGATGTCATCACTAAGAGAGGCACACAGAG TTGCTGTAAATAGTTCCCCACATCCTATGGATGACCGACAGCAGCACGAAGCAGCAGCTCTAGAACAGCGCAGCACAGCCTCCTTACCACTCACTG aGGAGCTGTGCTTGGAGCTTGCCCGGGCGATCGAGGCAGGTGACAGCCAGGGTGCTGCTCAGCACGCGTCTGCTCTAGCTCGTCAGAAGGCAGTGCTCACTATCCAACTGTCTGAGAAGAGTTACGCCGAAGGAGAGATAAG TTTGTCTGTGGCAGTGGAAGACATCTCCTCTTCCTGTTGCGTCACAGTGAAAGTATTTCCCCACATGACTGTCGCAGCACTCAAGCAGCAG GTGTTTTTGGAGTATGGCTTTCACCCTCGCGTGCAGCGCTGGGTGATTGGACAATGCCTGTGCACAGAGCCTAGGTCCCTGGCCTCGTATGGGGTCCAGAGGGATGGGGATACGGCCTACCTTTACTTGGTCTCAGCCCGCCATGCCCGCCTCACCCGCCAGCTATTCCAGCAGGACCAGGAGGGTGCCCACCTCACCCCACCTCCGCCTACCAGCAACGGGCCTCTTTCCCAGGACTGGAGGGGCTACAGCACCCTGCCCTCCAGGCTTAGCCACAACACCCAGG GGAGCACCGGAAGTGGGGCCGAGAGGTTGGGTACGAGCGAGATCCGAGACGCCCTCAACCTGGAGACGCTGCATCTTAAAGATAAACCTGATAAGCCCATCAAAGCCAGTAAAACACAG ACCGAATGGGCGTGTCCCTCCTGCACCTTCATCAACAAGCCTACCCGACCAGGCTGTGAGATCTGCAGTACAGCCAGACCTGACTCACGCAAGCACAGCCGCATACAACAG GAgaaaggaagaagagaggagcagaTCAGTGCATTGAGCAGTTAA
- the LOC110508618 gene encoding ranBP-type and C3HC4-type zinc finger-containing protein 1 isoform X1, with product MALSSGGWGKPTVPAPSQSVHGGPALANCNTVLMSVRVSVCHSGIRPLCLPGAGDEALRLQLSMDPSKAGEFRLALRDISGSGRSVFIAEFDLRSVQYEVKSPCLHEMRLATPPHDCIRFNFRCDLEAEQWATVVMSSLREAHRVAVNSSPHPMDDRQQHEAAALEQRSTASLPLTEELCLELARAIEAGDSQGAAQHASALARQKAVLTIQLSEKSYAEGEISLSVAVEDISSSCCVTVKVFPHMTVAALKQQVFLEYGFHPRVQRWVIGQCLCTEPRSLASYGVQRDGDTAYLYLVSARHARLTRQLFQQDQEGAHLTPPPPTSNGPLSQDWRGYSTLPSRLSHNTQGSTGSGAERLGTSEIRDALNLETLHLKDKPDKPIKASKTQTEWACPSCTFINKPTRPGCEICSTARPDSRKHSRIQQEKGRREEQISALSS from the exons ATGGCACTGAGTTCTGGCGGTTGGGGTAAACCGACTGTACCAGCCCCGTCCCAGTCTGTACATGGCGGGCCCGCGCTGGCTAACTGCAATACAGTTTTGATGTCGGTACGGGTGTCGGTTTGCCATTCGGGTATTCGACCGCTTTGCCTCCCTGGAGCTGGCGATGAGGCTCTCCGTCTTCAACTTAGCATGGACCCCAGCAAAGCTGGAGAGTTTCGGCTAGCACTGAGGGACATTAGCGGAAGCGGCCGTAGTGTG TTCATTGCTGAGTTTGACCTGCGCTCTGTGCAGTATGAGGTCAAGTCCCCATGCCTTCACGAGATGCGCTTGGCCACGCCCCCCCATGACTGTATCCGCTTCAACTTCCGCTGTGACCTGGAGGCTGAGCAGTGGGCCACTGTGGTGATGTCATCACTAAGAGAGGCACACAGAG TTGCTGTAAATAGTTCCCCACATCCTATGGATGACCGACAGCAGCACGAAGCAGCAGCTCTAGAACAGCGCAGCACAGCCTCCTTACCACTCACTG aGGAGCTGTGCTTGGAGCTTGCCCGGGCGATCGAGGCAGGTGACAGCCAGGGTGCTGCTCAGCACGCGTCTGCTCTAGCTCGTCAGAAGGCAGTGCTCACTATCCAACTGTCTGAGAAGAGTTACGCCGAAGGAGAGATAAG TTTGTCTGTGGCAGTGGAAGACATCTCCTCTTCCTGTTGCGTCACAGTGAAAGTATTTCCCCACATGACTGTCGCAGCACTCAAGCAGCAG GTGTTTTTGGAGTATGGCTTTCACCCTCGCGTGCAGCGCTGGGTGATTGGACAATGCCTGTGCACAGAGCCTAGGTCCCTGGCCTCGTATGGGGTCCAGAGGGATGGGGATACGGCCTACCTTTACTTGGTCTCAGCCCGCCATGCCCGCCTCACCCGCCAGCTATTCCAGCAGGACCAGGAGGGTGCCCACCTCACCCCACCTCCGCCTACCAGCAACGGGCCTCTTTCCCAGGACTGGAGGGGCTACAGCACCCTGCCCTCCAGGCTTAGCCACAACACCCAGG GGAGCACCGGAAGTGGGGCCGAGAGGTTGGGTACGAGCGAGATCCGAGACGCCCTCAACCTGGAGACGCTGCATCTTAAAGATAAACCTGATAAGCCCATCAAAGCCAGTAAAACACAG ACCGAATGGGCGTGTCCCTCCTGCACCTTCATCAACAAGCCTACCCGACCAGGCTGTGAGATCTGCAGTACAGCCAGACCTGACTCACGCAAGCACAGCCGCATACAACAG GAgaaaggaagaagagaggagcagaTCAGTGCATTGAGCAGTTAA
- the exosc4 gene encoding exosome complex component RRP41 yields the protein MAGLELLSDQGYRLDGRKAAELRKVQARMGVFAQADGSAYIEQGNTKALAVVYGPHEVRGSRSKTLHDRAVINCQYSMATFSTAERKRRPHGDRKSTEMSLHLKQTFEAAVLTNLYPRSQIDIYVKILQSDGGNYSACVNAATLAVVDAGIPMRDYVCACTAGFVDETPLADLCHAEESGGGTSLALALLPRGGHIALLQMDARLHQDHLETLMEAAMTACKGVSKVLDEVVRQHLQEVSALTGE from the exons ATGGCAGGCCTGGAGTTATTGTCGGATCAAGGATATCGTCTTGATGGAAGAAAAGCTGCTGAACTGCGGAAAGTACAAGCTCGTATGGGTGTATTTGCCCAAGCTGACGGGTCTGCGTACATAGAACAGGGAAATACCAAAGCGCTGGCAGTTGTGTATGGTCCTCATGAA GTGCGAGGTTCCCGCAGCAAGACCCTCCATGACCGTGCTGTCATCAACTGCCAATACAGCATGGCTACCTTCAGTACAGCTGAAAGGAAGAGAAGACCCCACGGGGACCGCAAGTCCACAGAGATGAGCCTTCACCTCAAGCAGACTTTCGAGGCAGCAGTGTTGACTAATCTGTACCCACGCTCTCAAATAGACATTTATGTCAAG aTCTTGCAGTCAGATGGAGGAAACTACAGCGCGTGTGTGAACGCCGCTACTCTGGCAGTAGTCGATGCGGGCATCCCCATGCGTGACTATGTGTGCGCCTGCACTGCAGGCTTTGTGGATGAGACCCCATTGGCAGACCTGTGCCATGCTGAAGAGAGTGGAGGGGGCACATCACTGGCCCTGGCATTGTTGCCTCGTGGCGGGCACATTGCCCTGCTACAGATGGACGCCCGACTCCACCAGGACCACCTAGAGACACTGATGGAGGCTGCAATGACGGCCTGTAAGGGCGTCAGCAAAGTGTTGGACGAGGTGGTGAGGCAGCATCTACAGGAGGTGTCTGCGCTGACTGGAGAGTGA